One region of Tachysurus vachellii isolate PV-2020 chromosome 11, HZAU_Pvac_v1, whole genome shotgun sequence genomic DNA includes:
- the LOC132853187 gene encoding neuropeptides capa receptor-like produces MSFVILWRRKCMLSKSSTFYLMAISIADTAVLVFIVVLELSIKYLTEEPFWSREPWCSLRDIFNYGASNISTWLVVAFTAERFLSITTYNLRKKVGIPHGTLWTICIIFALGHLLALPYYWAYVSMYSPDLQRWVCIYKPNATTQYTLSIVSMQTIISYILPFVIIGVLNGLTLRQISLINRVHIICTSGQKVTPLLRSRKRKSVVLLVTVSMTFVLLSITRSITQIILRTKGWQLNRDDYSLSINVAADIGTMISLSNAAINMYLYACTQTKFRQEVITCVKYFLWRCCLVTKVKPGHT; encoded by the coding sequence ATGTCTTTCGTGATTTTATGGAGACGCAAATGCATGCTCTCCAAATCAAGCACCTTCTACCTGATGGCCATCTCCATAGCTGACACAGCTGTCCTGGTGTTTATTGTGGTGTTGGAGCTCTCCATTAAATACCTCACAGAGGAACCCTTTTGGTCTCGGGAACCATGGTGCAGCCTGCGTGACATCTTCAATTATGGTGCCTCCAACATCTCTACATGGCTGGTGGTGGCCTTCACTGCAGAGCGTTTCCTCTCGATTACCACCTACAATCTCAGGAAGAAAGTTGGCATTCCTCATGGTACATTATGGACCATCTGCATTATCTTTGCACTTGGTCACTTGCTAGCATTGCCCTATTACTGGGCATACGTATCCATGTACAGCCCAGATCTCCAACGCTGGGTCTGCATATATAAACCCAATGCCaccactcagtacacactcagcatAGTGAGCATGCAGACAATAATCTCCTACATTTTACCCTTTGTCATTATTGGCGTCCTAAATGGCCTGACTCTGCGCCAGATCTCTCTCATTAACCGAGTCCACATAATATGTACATCAGGGCAAAAGGTGACACCGCTGCTACGTTCAAGAAAAAGGAAGTCTGTGGTGCTTTTGGTGACCGTCTCCATGACTTTCGTGTTGCTGAGCATCACACGCTCCATCACTCAGATCATCCTGCGCACTAAGGGCTGGCAATTGAATCGTGATGATTACAGTCTGAGCATAAATGTTGCAGCAGATATCGGGACCATGATCAGCCTTAGCAATGCCGCCATTAACATGTACTTATATGCATGCACGCAAACCAAATTCAGACAGGAAGTTATAACCTGTGTCAAATATTTTCTGTGGAGATGCTGCTTGGTCACAAAAGTTAAACCAGGACACACATGA